In the genome of Deltaproteobacteria bacterium, the window GATGGTTCCGTTCACTCTGAAAACGTCGTTTTTCAGTGAAGCCCTGATCCCGATCTTTTTATAAGGAAACTCCTTGAAAAAGCTCGTAAATACTCCGGCAAGTCCCATGAAGGGACTCCTTCCTCCACCGATCTCGGCGATGTTTTCAACCGCCTTCACGCTGATCTTCTGGGGGACACCCGGGCGCTTGATCGTTTCGAGCTCCAGTTCGAAGCGCTGGGGCTGGCCGAAGGCGATCTCCAGGTCCTTGATGGATCCCCTCAGGATCCCCTCGATCTTTCCGAAGCTCGTACCCCGGGTCAAATCGCCCAAATGGAGGTCGTCCCACTCCGCATCGGCCCGGAAAAGGGGAGTCGGGGTCCCGATACCGGAGACCCCGAGATTCGAGATATGCACCGTGCCGCCGAAGACATCGGCCCTGACTTCTCCCCGGGTGGTGATGGAATCACCTGAAAGGAGTATGGGGTCCAGCCGGGCCCTTGCAGATCCCCTTGTTTCCTCGGGCCAGATCCTGGAGAGGATCGGATCCAGTGCGATGTTTTCAAAGGTGAGGCTCGTTTCCAGAACAGGCCGCGAGGTAAAGAGACGGCGGCAGAGCAGGGGACCGATCTCAACCTCTCCCCCGGGGACCGCGATGGAAAAGGGGCGTTGCACGGCAAGTCGGTTGGGGTGGGCGGCCAGGGCCAGGTCCAGGGGTTGTTCCGGGAGAAGGGGAAGGGAGAGGGATTGAATCCGGCACCTCCCGGAAAGGGGTTCTTCTCCTGAGTCCGCTGAGTCCCACCGGCCCCAGAGGGGAAGGTCGAGGTCGAGACCCGAAATTTCGATATCCCTCTCCTTCAGGGTGAGACTTCCCCGGTGCCAGCCTATTCGCCCCTTGATTTCCCGCAGTCCCTCCCGGAAGGACAGGTCCATATCTCCGGAGAGGTCCCCTGAAACCTTCAGAGTAGAGAGCAGGGGATGGGCCGCCCCGAAGGGATCGGCCACGAGGTCACGGAAGACAGGTTGAAGCGGGGTCTTGGAGATCCGGAGGTTCAGGTGTCCCGCGGTAGAGGGGGGCCTTCCCCGGAGCTTACCCGTGATCTTTATTCCCAGTAGACCCTTCAACTCCAGATCGAGACCCTGGAGGTCTAGTTTTTCCATGGGTACTTCGTAGGCGCCCCGGCACCGGGCCTCAAAGGGGTTTCGGCCTAGATTGAAATAAAAGGGTTCGATCAGGCATTCTCCCTCTGTTACGGCCAGCGTGGTCTCCCACTGGATACCGGAAAGATCGGGACGGATCCTGCCTGTGAGGGTGAGATCCATTAAAAGCCCTTCCCCGGCGGCGGAGCCATCGGGATTCTCGGCGGCCAATCCCCGGAGCCCGATTCGGGCACCGGCGGACCACTCCCCATCGGCCCCACGGGCAAGGGAGAGATCCAAACGGTCCTTAGCCTCCAGTCTCCACCCCGCGGGAAGCAGGGCAAGCTCCCGGAGAGTCCCCAGCAGACCTGTTTCCTCCCCTTTTAATGTCAGATGAAATCGATCTTTTTCGGATGTGAAGTCCAGGGAGAGGTTGTGAAAGAGGGAGGAGCGAAGGGTGGCACCGGGAATGCGCACTTCCATTTTATGGGTATTGAGGTCGGCCTCGGGAACATTGAGCACAAGGTCCGATACAGGGACAGCGGTTCCTGCAACCTCCATGGAGACCCGGGGCGAGTGAAGATGTAGTTTCTTGATCCTGAGACGGGGCGTTTCCCACCAGAAGGACAAGCCGCAAGAGATTCCTTCGGCCCGGACGGGCATCCCGGAAAGCCGTGCGCCTTGGATTTCAAGCCGTCCCCCGGCCTCCAATCCGGGGAATCGTCCCTTGGCCCTCAGGCGGGAGGTGATCTCACCTGCTACGCCCCGGGTGCCGTAACGGAAAGAGAAGGGGTTTTTTTGAAGTAAGATCGCGAGGTCGTATGTCGTTTGCCAGGTTTCCCCGTTCCGCAGACCTCGAAGTTCACCCTTGAAGGTGACGGTTCCGGAGAGGTTCACCGCTGAGTCTTTCCCCATGAGCCCCGGCGGCAGTAAGCGCAGAAGTCTTTCCGGATGAAGCCTCCCCTGCCGGATCCGGAACCATAGTTCCGTTCCGGGACCGGGGGAGGTCCGCATGTCCCCTTCAAGGGAGACTATTCCCGGAAACGCTACTGAAAGGGGGGAGAGGTCCGCGGAAAAATTTTCGAGATTGAGGGTCCCCTGGGTCCCGACCTGGAAGTCCAGGGGAGAAGCGGGATGGGGGATGGTGCCATCTGGCGGAATGAGCTTTCCCTTGAGATCAAAGGTGATGAACTTGAGGACCTTCTTCCCGGCAAGGTAGGTCAGCCCGGCATCGCATTGGAGGGCGGTGGTCTTGAAGGAGGACGCCTGAATGGTGCCCCCGCGAAATCTAAGTTTACAGGGAATCTCGGGATCCTTGAGAGAGAGGACCCGTTCCGCCGTAAGCTTCAAATTTTCGGAATAAAAGCGGATTCGGCGTGATGGGATCTCAAGGGCGGTGGCGAAGGAGACTTGCACGCCATCGGGGCGGGTGAGACCTCCACGGATATCGGACAAGGTGACCACCAGGTCTTCCATGTGTCCTGACACCTTTCCATTCGAAAGATCAGCCGATTGAAGCTCGATTTCGGAAAAGAGAAGGTAGTTAACCGCTGTTTTCAAAATCCCCGGGAAAGTACCTTCGGCCGGAGCCTCAGGGGCGGCATTGGAAGGGAGGGTAAGTTCCCGTGTGAAGGAGAGGACCGGGTCCTGGATGTGGAGGTCCCGGAGTATGAGGCGTCTCCTGCCCAGTGGTCCCTTGAGATGCAGGCCGGTGGAAAGGAGCGAAACATCCAGTTGGAGCCCCCGGAGTTTCGTTCCCGGCCCCAGGTGGATGCCACGAAGGGTGATGTTCGCGGGATCCAGTGAGTAGGACAGCTCTTCGATGGAGAGAGATGCCCCGGAGGTGCTGGAAAGGGCCTTTTCAAGGAAAGATTTCACGAGGAGTGGATGGTTGTATAGGTACAAGAGAGATCCGGCAAGGCCCGAGAGTGCCAGAAGGAGGGCCAACGCAAGGGCCAGGAGGATGTTTCGGGTCGTCTTTTTCATCAGCCTGGGGTCCCTCCCACAGGAGACCGTTCGCCTGGGGGCGGACAGGGTTTCTTTCGGCGGCCGACTCCCCGCCCAAGGGTTTCCCGAGGAGAGGAAGAGCGGAGAAGGGAGCGTTCAAGCATTATATTCTGGATCAAGTCTCCCGGACGTGCAGAGAGGGCCCGAAAATAATCTATCATCTTTTTTATGGAGCGGCCGTTTTTCTTGAAGGCCCACTCAAAAAGCGGAAAATATCGGTGGTAGAGCCCGATGGTGACAAGGGATGCGTTGTTGAGGGAAAGGCGTCCGAACCCCCCGAACCGGTCGGTCTTGAAACGCGGTTTCAGTTGTTCGAATGCTTCCCGGGCCTTCTTGAAGATATGACCTCTTCTCTCCATTTTTTCTTCCAGGGACAAGGGGCTCTGGTAAAGATCCTCCAGTCTCGCCAGGAGATCGTCCAGGAAGGTGGAGAAGAGACGTTCGTCGTGAATGGAGTTCCGGGCCTCCAGGACGAGGTGGTGCTCTTTTCCGTAATATGCCTCGAGGAAAGAGAGGGCCCCCACCTTGCCCACCAGGACCGCCAGACCCTCGTTGAAGGCCCCTTGTCCTTTTATGTACAGGGTCGAGTGGGCCATTTCATGGAGGACGGTCTCAACGAGATCCAGGGTCGAGCCCTTGAGCAGGTTGAGGGTGATGGGATCCCTGAACCATCCAAGGGTGCTGTAGGCCTCGGCCGTACCGATACAGACGTCCAGGCCTTTTTCGGTCAGGTTGCGGGCCTCGTTGTGGGCCCCCCGGAGGTTGAAAAACCCCAGGTAAGGCATTTCCCCGACGATGGGAAACCACCAGGTAACAGGCTGGAGACGGTCTTTGGGGCAGGCCGAAACCACGTAAAGGGGAGGGCCTGGAGATTTCAAGTAAACGGTTTCAAAATTCCGGGTCTTCTTCAACCCCAATGCTTCTTCCCCGAATGCCTTGATTTGTGATACGAGCCGGAGGCGTTCCTTTTCCTCCCGGCTCAGGCGCCCATCGTGAAGGCCCTCTTCAACGGGCACTGCTCCCGCAAGGAGCCTGGCCTGGCCCGCTGCGGCGTGAAAGATGTGGCTGATGCGGCACCCTGAAGCGACGAGGAGGAGGGCCAGGATCAGGGGGATTCGAAAGGCGGCCTTTTTGAGGGAATAATGCTGTTTCATGGATCATTCGAACCTATGGAGGCGTTGAAAAAGGTCCCACTACACTGTTTTTCACCCCCGCCGGCGGGTACGGGGAAAAGAAATCGCCCAACCCGGGAAGGTCACGCCATGTAGGTTTTGAACCAGTGCTGGAAGACGATCAGGTTCCACAACTGCCACGAGGTATCCCTGCGGCCTTTCAGGTGGTCCGAAATAAGGTCCTTGACCACGGAGTAGCGGAAAAGGTCGTGTGCCGCCAGGGCTTTTTTGGAGAGATGCTCTTCCAGGAGAAAACGGAGCTCTTTTCTGAGCCAGGCCGCGATGGGCACCTCAAATCCCGCCTTCGGCCGTTCGAGGAGCGAAGGGGGGAGGAGATCCCTGAAGGTCTCAAGGAGGATGTGTTTCCTTCTCCTCCCCCTGAGTTTGGTGTTTCCCGGAAGCGTAAACATGAATTCCACCAATCTGTGGTCAAGGAAAGGTACCCGGACTTCAAGGGAATTGGCCATGCTCATCCGGTCCACCTTGGCCAGCATGTCTCCGGGCAAAAGCCCCTTGAGATCCAGGTAGAGCATGAGGTTCACGGTGTCCCCGGGAAAGCGCCCGGCATGGCGCTGGACCTGGCCGCGTATCCGTTTCAGGTAGATGTCGCCCTCAGGGGGATCCCTCAGCAGGGCCCTGCGCTCTGGAAAGGAGAAGACCTGGCGCCATGCGCAGAATCGTTCGGTGAAGGATGGGCTGAGGCCCCTGAGGAACTTCTTTATCCTCCTGATCTTTTCGAGTCCCGATCTATCCCGGGCATCCGGGAGGGCCATGACGAGCGGGGTCAGGATGCCGCTTCGGATGAAACGGGGGATTCCGGCGAAATACCTTGCCCAGGTCTCCCCGAGGTACATCCTGTAGCCAGCGAAGACCTCATCTCCCCCGTCGCCCGAGAGGGCCACGGTGACATGCTTTCTGGTTTCGCGGGATACGATATAGGTCGGAATGGTGGAGGAGTCGGCGAAGGGTTCATCCAGGTCGTCCAGGACCGCGGGAAGGACCTCCAGCATGTCCCGGTACCCAAGGGAAAATTCGTGGTGTTCCGTTCCGTTGAATTCGGCCACCTCCCGGGCATAGGCCGTTTCGTCGAAGGCGGGGAGGTCCTTGAACCCGATGGAGAAGGTCTTCACAGGGCGGGAGGAAAGCCTGGACATGAGTCCCACGATTATGCTTGAGTCGATCCCCCCGCTCAGGAAGGCCCCCAAGGGGACATCGGCGATGAGGCGTTTCTTGACGGCCCTCTCAAGGAGTTTCCTTAGCCGGGCCTTCCCTTCTTCAAAAGAGGGTCTTCCTTTTCCTGCGGGCGATTCCCCTGGACCCGCCGCCTCGGGAAGATCCCAGTAGGTCTCGATCCGGATTCCGCCTTCCTCGGCCAGGAGAAAGGTCCCGGGAAGGAGTTTTTTCATGCCCTTGAAGATGCTCCAGGGCTCCGGGATATGATTCAGGGTCAGGTAAAGATCCAGGGCCTCGGGATCGATCTCCCTGGGGATGGAAGGATCCTGCAGGATCGCCTTGGGTTCGGAGGCGAAGAGCAGTTTTTCATTGTCGGCAAAGTAGTATAGGGGCTTGATCCCTAAGCGATCCCGGCCCAGGAGAAGCCTTTTTTTCTCCCCGTCCCAAAGGGCGAACGCGAACATTCCGTCGAGTCGACTGAAGAGGGCGGTGCCTTCCTCTTCGTAAAGGTGGAGAACGGTCTCGCAATCCGTCCTGCTCCTGAAGACATGCCCTTTGGATCGGAGTTCTTCCCGGAGCTCTGGAAAATTGTAGATTTCCCCGTTAAAGACGAGCCAGAGGCTGGCGTCTTCGTTGGCCATGGGTTGGCGGCCCGAGGCCGAAAGGTCGATGATGCTCAACCGCCGGTGCCCGAGCCCGATGCCGGGGCGCAAAAGGGTGCCTTCGTCGTCAGGGCCGCGGTAGGGAAAGGACCGGCACATCGCATGGACCAGGTCCGTGTCGATTTCCCTGCCCCGGAAATCCATCTTGCCGCAGATTCCGCACATGTTCCTTAACCTGTAGGCCCGGGTACTTGAAAACGCCCCCGTCCGGTGGACCTGCCATTGCCCCTGAATCTCGGGCCGAAAAAGGGGGAGGCCGAGGGACTTGAGAGAAAACAGGCGAACTTTCGTCCGAGATCACTGTGTATTACTCCCACCCTTTCCTGTCAAGGTGTCCGGCCCGGCTCAAGCCTTGCGGGGCCGGAGCGGCCCCGGGAGGGATCAAATCAAGGTGGGGCCTTGAGGTGGTTTTTGACTACGTCCCCGGAGGCCGGGGAGATCTGGATGGTTTGTGGATGGGCGCTCCAGGTGAAAAATCGAGGCCGGAGAGCTTATCATATTCGTATCATTGGTTTTTTTGGATTGACAGGCAAGTCGGGATGGCGTACATTGCCTTCGTTTCTTGGCAAGGGCGGTGTTTCAAATCAGGAGGTTTCACCACTGATGGCGACGGAGGGTTATGCGGATTACTTTTTGGGGCACCAGGGGATCCATTGCCGTACCCGGAAAGGATACAACAAAATACGGAGGAAACACGACCTGCCTGGAAATCACCCTCGAGAGCGGGACAAAGGTCGTGATCGACGCGGGAACCGGGATTCGGGCACTGGGTGAAAAACTTGTGGCCGAGGAGGAGAGGGTCTCCATCTATCTCCTGATTACCCACATCCACTGGGATCACGTTCTTGGGTTTCCCTTTTTCGCCCCTATATACAGTTCCACGGCCAGAATTATCATCGACGGATACCCGAGCTGCATGAAGGGCCTCCGTTACACCTTTGACAACAAGATGGGAGACGGTTTTTTCCCCATCCGTTTTGATGATCTCACCGCCCGGCTTCAATACCTGGAACAGGTACAAAGAGGACCGCTCACGATAGAAGACACCGTGATTGAGGGCATCCCGCTTCAACACCCCCAGGGCGGGTTCGGATACCGATTCAAAGAAGGAGACAAGACACTGGTCTTCCTGACGGACAACGAACTCCGAAAAGGCCGCCGGTCAGGAGGGATACCCAAAGAGTACACCGCCTTTTGCCGGGACGCAGACATCCTGATCCACGATGCCCAGTATACTCCGAGGGAGATCGATGAGCGCAAGGGGTGGGGACATTCGGACTACGAGGCCGCCATTGAGCTTGCATGCAGGGCCGGGGCCCGAAAACTCATCCTATTCCACCATGATCCCTCGAGGACCGACTCGCAGATGGATGCCGTTGTGGACATCTGCAGCGAACTCGCCTCCCAGAGAAATCCCGCCCTTGTGGTCGAGGCCGCCCGGGAGAACGATGAATGTATCCTTTAGCCCTGGTAGCGGCGGAAAAATAACCTTTCCTGGATGCCGAGATGATTGATCATTCCCAAAAAGAGCTTGTGCTTGTCCTGGGAGGGGCCAGGAGCGGAAAGAGCGCCTGGGCCCAGAGACAGGTCGAGAAAGATTATCGTTCCTATCTATTCCTTGCCACGGCCCGGATTTTGGACGAGGAGATGGCCGAAAGGGTAAGACGCCACCGGGAAGCGCGCGGTCCGGGGTGGAGAGTGATAGAGGAGCCCTTGGACATCCCCGGGGTTCTCAGGAAGGGGTGTGGAGATGTGGATGCGGTCCTGGTGGATTGCCTCACCGTGTGGCTGGGGAATATCCTGGTTGAGAAAGGAGAAAAGGAAGTTCCCCGATTCCGGGCGGAACTGTTGGAGACCCTTCAAGAAAGAGATCGAAGTATCATCCTGGTCTCCAACGAGGTGGGGTTGGGGATCGTTCCTGACACCCCCCTGGGGAGGGGATTTCGCGACCAGGCCGGTCGCCTGAATCAGGAGATCGCGGCCGTTGCGGACAAGGTGGTTTTTATGGTCGCGGGTCTCCCAATGGTTTTGAAAGAAGGGGGCGCTCCTCCCTCGTAATGGGAAGGTCCCGCCTGAAAGGAGAGGGAATGGGAAATCTGTTCGATCTGGTAGAGATCCAGGGGCCGGCTGGGGGCCGGGAAAAGAGCCTCAGGGTCGGGATTCGGGTGACCATTGGAGACCAGGAAAATCTTTGCGCCCTGACACCACCCGTAGATTCAGTTGGAAAGCTCACAAGGGAAATCACCTTCCTGAAGCAGGAACTCGACGACCTCCTCGAAAGGGCGGAGCTTTTTTTTGGAGAAGCGTCCCGGGGGACGGCGGCAGGTCTCCGTCCGGACATGAGCGCGGCTGAGATCTGGACCCTTTTGTCGGAAATGAGGGATGAGGAGACATTCGTGGCGAGATTCAATGATCTTAAAGAAGAGAAGCGAAGAGAGGTTGCGGATTACGTGTTTACCACCTGCAATGTCTTCGCCGGAAGGGCCTCCCTTTTCTCTGCTCGGTACAACGAGGAATCCGCCAGGATGGAATAATGGTGACTCAGTTTAAGGATTGAGCGGAAACGCAAGGTGCCCAGGGGTCCCGGAGGACCGTCACCGCCGGGGCGTCCGGGACATGGCTGGGGCTCAGGTCTTGTGAAGCCCCCTTGCCGCCGATATGACGGCGAGGAGGAGCCCTGATACACCTCCCAGGGCCAGCACGGCTTTTTGGTAGGACCAGATATTGTGGGAGGTGATCTGAAAGACCGGGATCATGAAATTCAGGTAGTAGGCGAGAATGGGGAAGAGGATCAGGGCCAGGGCCAGGTTGGCGGACTGAAACACCAGGCTTTTTTTAAAGAACGCCGCGATGAAAAAGAGTAGGGTGTGAATCGTTCCCAGCCTTTCCAGGCGTGATTCGACTTCGTCCAACCGTGCCGCAATGGCCTTCACCTTATTTAGAGACTCTTTGAACTTCCCTGCAACCTTGGGATTTTCCCCTTCCCACTCAGAGTCTATCATACCACGGATTCGAAGAAGTTCCTGTTTGACCTCCTTTATCAGGAATTCATACCGGAAGCGGTTGGCCCAGGCGAGGGCCTTCTCCGCCCGATCATCCAGCTCCCGCAGGCTCATAGCGAGTTGCCTCTTGCGGCTCTCGATACTCCTCCGGCTCATCGTAACGATTGATTCAGCGTAGTGGATGATATCCAGGTGCCCGAAATAGCTGTTCACACGGGAAAGCTCCTCGATCTTTTGCCAGCGGGAACGGGCCTCCACCACCTCCTTGTCTTCTTCATCCAGCCATTGGACAATTCGGTCAAGGGCCTCCTTTCCGGTTTCCCGTGCACTTTCCGCCTTGCTCTTGGCTTCTTCCAGGAGTTCCTTGAGCCTGGGCTGAATGGCGTCGCTGTGAGCGGCGAGTTCCGGATCAATGAGGGCGTATAGATAAAACTCCCGGTTTCTGCGAATCAGCTTCACCAGTTGATGAAGGGCAACGGCCTCTTTCCCCTTTCTGAACCGGAAAATAATGTCCTGGTAGATGGCCTCGTAACAATAGGGATTGAGATAAAGGATTTTCCGGACCATTTCTTCGGCCCTGGCCTGGTCTTCGCTGAGATCATAGAGGCGGGAGAGGAGGAAGTGAATGAAGATCCGCTGCGGTGTGGTTCGGGTTCGCTGAAGGGCCTTTTTGAGATAGTACTTTGCCTGGGGATAGTCGCCCTTCTCGATGTAGAGAAAGGCAAGTGCTCCGTATACCCTATAATCCTGGGCGTCCCGGTTCAGGCAGTCCAGGAGGATGGATTGGGCCTGTTCAAGGTTGGAGACCCGGATACAATCCTGCCCGATCCAGAGGAGTCCGCTCCGGTCCTGTTCATCCCGGGCAAAGGGTCGTTCCTTGATCCTGTTCCAGTTTTCTTCCGAGGTTCCCCAAAGGGCCAGGAAAAACCGCAACTGGTACACGAGCTTGAGTTCGTAAAACCCTTGAAATGCCAGGAGGGTCGGATCTGTCGCCTCGGTGGAAAGTTTTGACAATTGGGCTGGATCAGGGAGTTTCCCATTCAGCAGATTGAAAAAAAGACGGTTGATTTCCTCTACGGGCCGATATCCCAGGCGGCTCAGGGCCTGGGTGATCTCTGTCAATCCTTTGGACGGGCAGTGGGTGGTTTGGTGCCTCCTGTCTCCGCAGTAGTAGCAAGGAGAATATTCTCCCTGGATCAGGGCTCCCTGGTAACGGAAGAGGGGGGGGTCCCCATCCCCCGCGTCTCCAACAGAGATCTTTACAAAGGATCGGGGCTGATTGGGATCCGGCGCCGGGCGGATGGAGATGTTGGCGGTATGCTTGATGTGGGCGTGGGCCCTGCCGCTGATATAGACTTCCCCCGGTTCAAACTCTTTCCAGTTTACTGCAAGATCATCCAGGACCAGGTTTCCACCCCGGAGGTAGGACCCCGCGTCGATCAGGATCTGGATCGGCACGAATGGGGCCGCATCGCGACCCAGGTTGATCTTGAGAAATTCAAAGACCCTCTTGGCCAGTGTGAGGGAAAAGGCCGCCTTGCGGACAATGAGGGCCACGGATTTGTCCGGGAGGGTCAATTCCGTTTCCACCTGGTCTCCCCAGAGATGATTTTTCCCGCTCAGGAATCCGGACCAGGTTTTCAAGAAATTTTCCTTTCCAAGATTGAAAAGGGGGCGAAGATAGACCAGCGTCTTGATCAGGGGATCAAAGTCGACCCCTTCATCCCAAAGCACCTTGAAAAGGGTGAATCCTTCCGGGAGGGCCGTATCCGCCGGGATCGGGAAAGGCTCCAGCCGGACCGATGGCAACGCCCGGACCTGGTCCCAGACCTGCAGGGAAATGACGATCTGGTCCCCCTTGACCAGGGGAAGGAATTTGGCGGCCATGTTGACTACGTCGCCGAAGATGTCCCTTTCCTCCACGATGCCCTCGCCGAAGTGGACGCCGAGCCGGATGTGAATCTGGTCGCCCGGGGCCTTGCCCCGGTTATGATTCCGGAACCTCTCCTGTATCTTGATAGCCGCCTTGAGGGCCTCCGCCGCGTTTAGGAAGTAGGCCATCACGGCGTCGCCGAGCATCTTGACGACGATCCCGCCGTGTTCGATGATAGGGGGCGAGGCGAGATCCTGATGTTTTTTCAACATCTTCCTGCCCGCAATATCCCCGTGGGAGCGGAAAAAATTGGAAGATCCCACGATGTCCGTAAAGAGGACCGCCATCTTCTTGATGGACTCCCGGGGATATCCCCCCACGGGTCTCGGGGGATTGAAGCGGGTGTTTTTTGTTGGATTTTTGGGTGACATTGTCTCGAATAATCTTGGTCTTTGTCCCACTCAGGGAATGGGAGGGAAATCCTTACCTTCAGGATTGTTTTCAAGGGCCGGGGGCAAAGGTTCCAGGGTGCATGTATGAATGGATCC includes:
- the cobU gene encoding bifunctional adenosylcobinamide kinase/adenosylcobinamide-phosphate guanylyltransferase, with translation MIDHSQKELVLVLGGARSGKSAWAQRQVEKDYRSYLFLATARILDEEMAERVRRHREARGPGWRVIEEPLDIPGVLRKGCGDVDAVLVDCLTVWLGNILVEKGEKEVPRFRAELLETLQERDRSIILVSNEVGLGIVPDTPLGRGFRDQAGRLNQEIAAVADKVVFMVAGLPMVLKEGGAPPS
- a CDS encoding aminopeptidase yields the protein MKQHYSLKKAAFRIPLILALLLVASGCRISHIFHAAAGQARLLAGAVPVEEGLHDGRLSREEKERLRLVSQIKAFGEEALGLKKTRNFETVYLKSPGPPLYVVSACPKDRLQPVTWWFPIVGEMPYLGFFNLRGAHNEARNLTEKGLDVCIGTAEAYSTLGWFRDPITLNLLKGSTLDLVETVLHEMAHSTLYIKGQGAFNEGLAVLVGKVGALSFLEAYYGKEHHLVLEARNSIHDERLFSTFLDDLLARLEDLYQSPLSLEEKMERRGHIFKKAREAFEQLKPRFKTDRFGGFGRLSLNNASLVTIGLYHRYFPLFEWAFKKNGRSIKKMIDYFRALSARPGDLIQNIMLERSLLRSSSPRETLGRGVGRRKKPCPPPGERSPVGGTPG
- the asnB gene encoding asparagine synthase (glutamine-hydrolyzing); this encodes MCGICGKMDFRGREIDTDLVHAMCRSFPYRGPDDEGTLLRPGIGLGHRRLSIIDLSASGRQPMANEDASLWLVFNGEIYNFPELREELRSKGHVFRSRTDCETVLHLYEEEGTALFSRLDGMFAFALWDGEKKRLLLGRDRLGIKPLYYFADNEKLLFASEPKAILQDPSIPREIDPEALDLYLTLNHIPEPWSIFKGMKKLLPGTFLLAEEGGIRIETYWDLPEAAGPGESPAGKGRPSFEEGKARLRKLLERAVKKRLIADVPLGAFLSGGIDSSIIVGLMSRLSSRPVKTFSIGFKDLPAFDETAYAREVAEFNGTEHHEFSLGYRDMLEVLPAVLDDLDEPFADSSTIPTYIVSRETRKHVTVALSGDGGDEVFAGYRMYLGETWARYFAGIPRFIRSGILTPLVMALPDARDRSGLEKIRRIKKFLRGLSPSFTERFCAWRQVFSFPERRALLRDPPEGDIYLKRIRGQVQRHAGRFPGDTVNLMLYLDLKGLLPGDMLAKVDRMSMANSLEVRVPFLDHRLVEFMFTLPGNTKLRGRRRKHILLETFRDLLPPSLLERPKAGFEVPIAAWLRKELRFLLEEHLSKKALAAHDLFRYSVVKDLISDHLKGRRDTSWQLWNLIVFQHWFKTYMA
- a CDS encoding MBL fold metallo-hydrolase, with the translated sequence MRITFWGTRGSIAVPGKDTTKYGGNTTCLEITLESGTKVVIDAGTGIRALGEKLVAEEERVSIYLLITHIHWDHVLGFPFFAPIYSSTARIIIDGYPSCMKGLRYTFDNKMGDGFFPIRFDDLTARLQYLEQVQRGPLTIEDTVIEGIPLQHPQGGFGYRFKEGDKTLVFLTDNELRKGRRSGGIPKEYTAFCRDADILIHDAQYTPREIDERKGWGHSDYEAAIELACRAGARKLILFHHDPSRTDSQMDAVVDICSELASQRNPALVVEAARENDECIL